Proteins from a genomic interval of Sporolactobacillus sp. Y61:
- a CDS encoding SDR family oxidoreductase, giving the protein MDNKVALITGSATGLGKRTAIDLAKNGIDIVLNYVHSAEAAKETARFISETYGVRSIAVQADISLFEDVQKLVSRALSAMGSIDILIHNAGPFIKKRKKLSDYTVEEWNSMVNGNLSSVFYLSKEVIPIMRTKQWGRMITIGFDRVETAPAWKFRSAYAAAKTGAASLTKTLAIEEAENGITVNMVCPGDIRGEYKEMKIKNVRDQSDINNPIGRPGTGEDIARVISFLCNEDSDFITGSVIPVTGGKDVLNKHL; this is encoded by the coding sequence TTGGACAATAAAGTGGCTTTAATAACCGGGAGCGCAACCGGTTTGGGAAAGCGGACCGCGATAGATTTAGCAAAAAACGGAATAGATATCGTATTAAACTATGTTCACAGCGCAGAAGCAGCGAAAGAGACTGCCCGTTTTATTTCTGAAACGTATGGCGTGCGGTCCATTGCTGTTCAGGCAGATATTTCTCTTTTTGAAGATGTTCAAAAACTTGTAAGCCGGGCTCTTTCTGCGATGGGGAGCATCGATATTCTGATTCATAATGCCGGGCCATTTATAAAAAAACGGAAAAAGCTAAGTGATTACACGGTTGAGGAATGGAATTCCATGGTTAATGGAAATTTAAGCAGTGTTTTTTATTTATCAAAAGAAGTCATTCCAATCATGCGTACAAAACAGTGGGGACGAATGATAACTATTGGATTTGATCGAGTGGAAACAGCTCCGGCATGGAAATTTCGTTCTGCTTATGCTGCAGCAAAAACCGGAGCGGCTTCTTTGACTAAAACACTCGCTATCGAAGAGGCCGAAAATGGCATCACTGTTAACATGGTTTGTCCCGGAGATATTCGGGGTGAGTATAAAGAAATGAAGATTAAAAATGTTCGAGATCAAAGTGATATAAATAATCCAATAGGCAGACCAGGCACTGGAGAAGACATTGCCCGTGTTATTTCTTTTCTTTGCAATGAAGATTCGGATTTCATTACCGGGTCTGTTATTCCCGTGACAGGTGGTAAAGATGTGTTGAACAAACACTTATAG
- a CDS encoding DnaJ family domain-containing protein, producing MSIIDILADEKIKQGMKDGAFDDLPGRGKPQKFEDLSSVPEDLRAGYHMLKNAGYLPEELQVKKEIVSLTDLIRCCTDEDERIRLNGELKIKKLRFNQLVEKRSIQKTRTYRKYRDRIFNKFHM from the coding sequence ATGAGTATTATCGACATTCTGGCTGACGAGAAAATCAAACAGGGAATGAAAGACGGGGCTTTTGATGATTTACCCGGCAGAGGAAAACCGCAGAAATTCGAGGATCTTTCATCTGTTCCTGAAGATCTGCGTGCCGGGTATCATATGCTGAAAAACGCCGGCTATCTGCCTGAAGAGCTTCAGGTGAAAAAAGAAATCGTCTCACTGACGGACCTGATCCGCTGCTGCACGGATGAAGATGAACGGATCCGGCTCAACGGTGAATTGAAGATTAAGAAACTGAGATTTAATCAGCTTGTGGAGAAGCGTTCCATACAAAAGACCCGAACCTACCGTAAATACAGGGATCGGATCTTCAATAAGTTTCATATGTAG
- a CDS encoding DUF4097 family beta strand repeat-containing protein produces the protein MRKFIYAALGMILIGIIGVAMILLSTDLLDFEKTDAQKKTADSQDLSEIQVDAGSLDVTVEKTTGRTLTAEIQGWGNGQMTRRTKLEMQRHGQALHILADQNPQFFAFSFGWKKLVVKVPAQLYQSITVHSGSGDVSVQSLRANDLSVTTNSGDITAENNQAPGSFTAKASSGDIVLKQTRALDQVSVTTRSGDIDLTGFVAGHSYVNASSGDITVRNFSGDLSARADAGDLVLKSERLSGNLSAEASSGDVIIGFNQDPDSLTLDYRGRSGEGIVMTKGLLYKEKSEDLIIGRKGNGKYHIKVRTNSGDFVLR, from the coding sequence ATGAGAAAATTCATTTACGCCGCTCTGGGAATGATTCTGATCGGTATCATCGGTGTTGCTATGATACTCCTGTCAACGGATCTGCTGGATTTTGAGAAAACGGATGCGCAGAAAAAAACGGCAGACAGCCAGGACCTCAGCGAAATACAGGTGGACGCCGGATCGCTGGATGTCACGGTTGAGAAGACAACAGGCCGCACATTGACTGCGGAAATTCAGGGCTGGGGGAACGGGCAGATGACCCGAAGGACAAAACTGGAAATGCAAAGACACGGCCAGGCACTGCATATCCTTGCTGATCAGAATCCTCAATTTTTTGCGTTTTCATTCGGCTGGAAAAAGCTGGTCGTTAAAGTGCCTGCGCAATTATATCAATCCATCACTGTCCATTCAGGGTCGGGAGATGTTTCCGTACAGTCCCTGCGGGCAAATGACCTGTCTGTTACAACCAACTCAGGAGATATTACGGCTGAAAACAATCAGGCGCCGGGGAGCTTTACGGCGAAAGCGTCGAGTGGAGATATCGTGCTGAAACAGACACGTGCGTTGGATCAGGTCTCTGTCACGACGCGCAGCGGTGATATTGATTTGACCGGTTTTGTGGCGGGACACTCCTATGTGAACGCGTCGTCCGGTGACATTACAGTCCGAAATTTCAGCGGGGATCTCTCGGCGCGGGCGGATGCAGGTGACCTCGTGTTAAAAAGTGAACGGTTATCCGGTAATCTTTCTGCAGAAGCATCGAGTGGTGATGTGATCATCGGCTTTAATCAGGATCCGGATTCTCTGACGCTTGATTACCGCGGACGTTCCGGTGAAGGAATAGTCATGACGAAAGGCCTGCTCTATAAAGAAAAATCGGAGGATCTGATTATCGGCCGAAAGGGGAACGGCAAGTATCACATTAAGGTACGGACGAATTCCGGTGATTTTGTATTGAGATGA
- a CDS encoding MerR family transcriptional regulator: MAYTVKELSDLAGVSARTLRYYDKMDLLKPEKINASGYRIYGPEQVDLLQQILFYRELGFSLKTIRQILTAPDFDIERALTGQANRLLAERKRLDRLIATVRKTLASRKGETDMTDQEKFEGFKNNLIQKNEDQYGKEIREKYGEKAVDDSYKKFGNLTKEEYEDSEKTQDEMFAELQKGMEAGDPASEPAQKAAALHKKWLSYFWGFYTPEAHAGLVQMYVDDPRFTAYYDDRGGKKTAIFLRDAVRIFTGFADK; encoded by the coding sequence ATGGCTTATACGGTGAAAGAACTGAGTGATCTGGCAGGGGTCAGTGCCCGGACCTTGCGTTATTACGACAAAATGGATCTGCTTAAACCTGAAAAAATCAATGCATCAGGTTATCGTATTTACGGGCCCGAACAGGTTGACCTGCTGCAGCAGATCCTGTTCTACCGGGAACTTGGCTTCAGCCTGAAGACCATCCGGCAAATACTGACCGCGCCGGATTTTGATATTGAACGCGCCCTGACCGGGCAGGCCAACAGATTATTAGCGGAAAGGAAGCGTCTCGACCGGCTGATCGCGACAGTCAGAAAGACGCTTGCTTCCAGGAAAGGGGAAACAGACATGACCGATCAGGAAAAATTTGAAGGATTCAAAAATAACCTGATTCAGAAGAATGAAGACCAATATGGTAAAGAAATCCGTGAAAAATATGGTGAAAAAGCCGTGGACGACTCGTATAAAAAATTCGGCAATCTGACAAAAGAGGAATATGAGGACTCCGAAAAAACACAGGATGAGATGTTCGCCGAACTGCAGAAAGGGATGGAGGCCGGTGACCCGGCCAGTGAGCCGGCTCAGAAGGCAGCGGCCCTGCATAAGAAGTGGCTCAGTTACTTCTGGGGATTCTACACTCCTGAAGCGCACGCGGGGCTCGTTCAGATGTATGTGGACGATCCGCGGTTTACCGCCTATTACGACGACCGTGGCGGCAAAAAGACAGCGATTTTCCTGCGAGACGCCGTACGTATTTTTACGGGGTTTGCCGATAAATAA
- the folE gene encoding GTP cyclohydrolase I FolE has translation MIKTFPETFENPLELNKKLEQGNHIMDAVKDLINLCGDNPHRDGMQETPYRVLKAFLEYTEGYREDPKLHLKKTFDVEHQGLVLVKDIDFYSMCEHHLAPFFGVAHVGYIPNKKITGLSKIARMVEGYAKRFQVQERLTTQITEAIEEILEPKGTMVVIEARHMCVCGRGIKKSNSSTTTSSVRGVFADKQSARDEFLSLLHK, from the coding sequence ATGATCAAAACTTTTCCCGAGACTTTTGAAAACCCATTGGAATTAAATAAAAAATTAGAGCAAGGTAACCATATTATGGACGCTGTTAAGGATCTTATTAACTTATGTGGGGATAACCCTCACCGGGATGGTATGCAAGAAACGCCTTATCGGGTCCTTAAGGCATTCCTTGAGTACACGGAAGGGTATCGGGAAGATCCCAAGCTCCATCTGAAAAAAACATTTGATGTTGAACATCAGGGATTAGTTTTGGTAAAAGATATTGATTTTTATTCTATGTGTGAACATCACTTGGCCCCTTTTTTTGGAGTGGCGCATGTTGGCTATATCCCAAATAAGAAAATAACGGGACTCTCCAAAATTGCCCGGATGGTCGAAGGCTATGCCAAAAGATTTCAGGTTCAGGAACGTTTGACAACGCAAATCACTGAAGCTATTGAAGAAATTCTTGAGCCAAAAGGGACAATGGTTGTGATCGAAGCCAGGCACATGTGTGTGTGTGGAAGAGGCATAAAAAAATCAAATTCATCGACAACCACTTCTTCTGTTCGTGGGGTTTTTGCAGATAAACAAAGTGCAAGGGACGAGTTTCTATCCTTACTCCATAAATAA
- a CDS encoding FAD-dependent oxidoreductase, with product MDQKKRVGSFPQKTSSIWRDTVHFPSFKLLNTDIETETLVVGGGITGITAAYVLASRGMKVTLIDAAQLASGTTGYTTAKITAQHGLIYNELLAHIGQEKAQLYYHANSEALEWIRQMVLNHDLRCDFTQHPAFVYATTDKEAKEIEKEKEAYDLLGIPGSLKQKINLSMNIKNALEMPDQAQFHPLMYLHFLIAELVRMGVSIYEQTLAVDLDERPSPVVHTREGFAIHCRDVLICSHFPFYDNRFYFSRMYPERSYLMACETDQPFPDGMYISASDPKRSLRSLSLSGKKGVLVGGENHKTGRGESTDIHYQRLEGFANAVLGENRKMAFWSAQDYTTVDKIPYIGRMAKNRPHVYVAAGFRKWGMTTGTLAANLLADLLLERNNPYTDLFSPARFEADPMIKRFFIENSAVAGNLIKGKIERGGSLDDLGSDQGAVIHFNGKRAGAYKRLDDRLTIVDTTCPHMGCEVNWNQGERTWDCPCHGSRFRATGEVIDGPAQEPLKQLYSEKRKDTEGDTPA from the coding sequence ATGGATCAAAAGAAACGGGTAGGCAGTTTTCCTCAGAAAACCTCATCTATCTGGCGGGATACCGTGCATTTTCCTTCTTTTAAATTACTGAACACCGATATTGAGACGGAGACACTGGTTGTTGGCGGAGGAATCACGGGTATCACGGCGGCCTATGTACTGGCAAGCCGCGGGATGAAGGTTACGCTGATCGACGCGGCACAGCTCGCCAGCGGAACGACCGGCTATACGACGGCAAAAATCACGGCACAGCATGGCCTGATTTATAACGAACTGCTGGCACATATTGGCCAGGAAAAGGCTCAGCTTTACTACCACGCGAACAGTGAAGCCCTGGAGTGGATCAGACAGATGGTTTTAAACCATGACCTGCGCTGCGATTTCACGCAGCATCCGGCCTTTGTCTACGCGACAACAGACAAAGAAGCCAAAGAGATTGAGAAAGAGAAGGAAGCGTATGACCTGCTCGGCATCCCCGGCAGTCTGAAGCAGAAAATTAATCTATCGATGAACATAAAAAATGCGCTGGAGATGCCGGATCAGGCCCAGTTCCATCCGCTGATGTATCTTCACTTTCTGATCGCGGAACTGGTCAGAATGGGTGTTTCGATTTACGAGCAGACACTGGCCGTCGACCTTGATGAGAGACCGTCTCCGGTTGTTCACACCAGAGAGGGGTTTGCCATCCACTGCCGTGACGTGTTGATCTGCTCCCATTTCCCTTTTTACGACAACCGGTTTTATTTCTCCAGAATGTACCCGGAACGTTCCTATCTGATGGCATGCGAGACGGATCAGCCGTTTCCGGACGGGATGTATATCAGTGCATCGGATCCGAAGCGGTCTTTGCGCAGCCTGTCGCTGTCCGGGAAAAAAGGGGTACTCGTCGGCGGCGAGAATCATAAAACCGGCCGCGGGGAAAGTACCGATATCCATTATCAGAGGCTTGAAGGTTTTGCCAACGCCGTGCTTGGCGAAAACCGGAAAATGGCCTTCTGGTCGGCACAGGATTATACGACAGTGGATAAGATTCCCTACATCGGCCGGATGGCGAAGAATCGCCCGCACGTTTATGTGGCAGCCGGTTTCCGTAAGTGGGGCATGACGACCGGGACCCTTGCGGCAAATCTTCTGGCGGATTTGTTGCTGGAGAGGAATAATCCTTATACCGATCTGTTCAGCCCGGCACGGTTTGAAGCGGATCCCATGATCAAACGCTTTTTCATCGAAAACAGTGCCGTTGCCGGAAACCTGATCAAAGGCAAAATCGAACGGGGCGGCTCACTGGATGACCTCGGCAGCGATCAGGGGGCGGTGATCCACTTTAACGGCAAAAGGGCGGGGGCCTATAAGCGTCTCGATGACCGCCTGACCATTGTAGATACCACTTGTCCGCACATGGGTTGTGAAGTAAACTGGAATCAGGGCGAGCGGACGTGGGACTGTCCGTGCCACGGCTCGCGTTTCCGGGCGACAGGCGAAGTGATCGATGGCCCGGCGCAGGAACCATTGAAACAGCTTTATTCAGAAAAGCGTAAAGATACAGAGGGTGACACTCCGGCATAA
- a CDS encoding DUF1700 domain-containing protein gives MNKDGFLNELDRLLREIPKKERQEILADFKEHFTIGFNEGKKEEEIIRELGDPKVIAEEARSDYEATKSERPQPVANVTRCILAGIGMIFFNLVVVLGPLVGILSIYLSFCIVSAVFIVSPLLSIGTLFDSGGMPFLFVFFSSLILCGAGILLGIAMIFIGKFLWRVFAGYLRFNVNVVMGRKRS, from the coding sequence ATGAATAAAGACGGGTTCCTGAATGAGCTTGACAGGCTTCTTCGCGAGATTCCAAAAAAGGAACGGCAGGAAATCCTTGCTGACTTCAAAGAACACTTCACAATCGGTTTTAATGAAGGAAAAAAGGAAGAAGAAATCATCCGCGAGCTTGGTGATCCAAAGGTGATTGCTGAAGAAGCACGCTCCGACTATGAAGCGACGAAATCGGAAAGGCCGCAGCCGGTGGCAAACGTCACACGCTGCATTCTGGCAGGCATCGGCATGATTTTCTTTAATCTGGTTGTGGTCCTCGGTCCTCTCGTGGGGATTTTGTCAATCTATCTCTCGTTCTGCATTGTTTCGGCAGTTTTTATTGTCAGCCCGCTGCTATCGATAGGTACCCTTTTTGATTCAGGGGGAATGCCTTTTCTCTTTGTTTTCTTTTCATCGCTGATCCTGTGCGGGGCGGGTATCCTGCTTGGCATCGCGATGATCTTCATCGGGAAGTTTCTCTGGCGTGTCTTTGCAGGCTATCTTCGATTTAACGTCAATGTCGTCATGGGGAGGAAAAGGTCATGA
- a CDS encoding PadR family transcriptional regulator, with protein MNVQFKKGVLELCVLILIADKDQYGYELAQNISDKIEVAEGTLYPLLRRLTKEGYLSTYLSESTEGPPRKYYSITEKGESYMKALIREWKQFSKAVDQFIKGVQRDE; from the coding sequence TTGAATGTACAATTCAAAAAGGGGGTTCTGGAGTTGTGTGTACTCATCCTCATTGCCGACAAAGATCAGTACGGCTATGAACTGGCCCAGAATATTTCAGACAAGATAGAGGTTGCAGAGGGGACGCTGTATCCACTGCTCAGGCGTTTGACAAAAGAAGGCTATTTATCGACCTACCTCAGTGAGTCGACGGAAGGCCCACCGAGAAAATACTATTCGATCACTGAAAAAGGTGAGTCATACATGAAAGCATTAATTCGTGAATGGAAACAATTTTCCAAGGCAGTTGACCAGTTTATCAAGGGGGTGCAGCGTGATGAATAA
- a CDS encoding LacI family DNA-binding transcriptional regulator, producing the protein MKPNIRDIAQMAGVSPTTVSRVMNNRGYISDATRKKVNHAMKKLNYYPNDLARALFHQQTGFIGLIFPTTENPFFGELIFHIENICASLGYKVLLCNSLGRTDKEIAYLDMLQRNQVDGIIVGAHNRFIPQYTKIDLPVVAIDRYLSDKIPVVSSDNLQGGRMATQWLIDQGCRKIIHINGPGNLETPANRRRVGYEQVMRDHRYAPLTYETAESLIYKNTLETVRKMFREHPDVEGVFASDDLVAASVLSEASHLGKQGIKVVGYDGTQAVHICLPQLTTIQQPIHDIADQAVKIIIAKINGTKVKAKKEYILPVQLVRGEK; encoded by the coding sequence ATGAAACCAAATATAAGAGACATAGCACAAATGGCCGGTGTTTCCCCGACAACGGTTTCCAGAGTCATGAACAATCGGGGATATATCAGTGATGCGACCCGAAAAAAAGTTAATCACGCAATGAAAAAGCTGAATTATTATCCGAACGATCTGGCGCGTGCCCTGTTTCATCAGCAAACTGGCTTCATCGGGTTAATTTTTCCAACAACTGAAAATCCTTTTTTCGGTGAACTGATTTTTCATATCGAGAACATCTGTGCCTCTTTGGGTTACAAAGTGCTGCTATGCAACAGCCTTGGCCGCACGGATAAAGAGATCGCTTATCTTGACATGCTGCAACGCAATCAGGTGGACGGTATCATTGTCGGTGCACATAACCGCTTTATTCCTCAGTATACGAAAATAGATCTGCCGGTTGTGGCAATTGATCGTTATCTGTCAGATAAGATTCCTGTTGTTTCATCCGATAATCTTCAGGGTGGACGAATGGCCACGCAATGGCTGATAGATCAGGGATGCCGGAAAATCATTCATATTAATGGCCCTGGAAATCTGGAGACTCCGGCTAACCGTCGCAGAGTCGGGTATGAACAAGTCATGAGGGATCACAGGTATGCACCGTTGACCTATGAGACGGCTGAGAGCCTGATTTATAAAAACACTCTTGAGACAGTGAGAAAGATGTTCCGTGAACACCCGGATGTGGAAGGTGTTTTTGCCAGTGACGATTTGGTTGCTGCGAGCGTTCTTTCCGAAGCATCACATCTGGGAAAACAGGGAATTAAAGTAGTCGGTTATGACGGGACACAAGCGGTCCATATCTGCCTTCCACAGTTAACGACAATCCAGCAGCCCATTCATGACATAGCTGATCAGGCAGTCAAAATCATAATTGCTAAAATTAATGGGACGAAAGTGAAAGCAAAAAAAGAATACATATTGCCGGTTCAATTAGTTCGAGGGGAAAAGTAA
- a CDS encoding carboxymuconolactone decarboxylase family protein — MESRLDYYTIAPGAAKIMMEFEKYIRSTNLDSTLLELVKTRASQINGCAFCLDMHTKDARANGETEQRLYGLNAWRETDYYSEQERAALALTEAITEISVKNVPDELYQKVRERFNEKDFVDLVYAIITINSWNRLAITMRAVPGTYQPKAR, encoded by the coding sequence GTGGAGTCACGCTTAGATTATTATACAATCGCACCCGGAGCTGCAAAAATTATGATGGAGTTTGAAAAATATATAAGGTCCACAAACCTCGATTCAACACTTTTGGAATTAGTTAAGACACGTGCATCACAAATAAACGGGTGTGCGTTTTGTTTGGACATGCATACGAAAGATGCCCGGGCAAATGGTGAGACGGAACAACGACTTTATGGATTAAATGCTTGGAGAGAGACGGATTATTATAGTGAACAGGAACGAGCAGCACTAGCACTAACGGAAGCTATAACGGAAATATCAGTAAAAAATGTACCCGATGAGTTATATCAAAAGGTAAGAGAACGATTTAACGAGAAGGATTTTGTTGATTTGGTCTACGCCATCATTACAATCAATAGCTGGAATCGTTTGGCGATCACCATGCGTGCCGTCCCTGGCACATATCAGCCAAAGGCGAGATAA
- a CDS encoding cation:proton antiporter, whose amino-acid sequence MDHLVLEVGTALILIAIGAVIAGKLKFSTIPFLIVIGMLVGPHAPEFGVISLRFVQSADLIDFMGRIGILFLLFYLGLEFSTGKLIRSGKSIIIGGCIYIGINFFLSLIYPLVLNFPLKEGLIMAGITTVSSSAIVAKVLVDLRRTGNTETELILGIIMFEDIFLAVYLSIVSGIVLGGDQTPGGTILSVLIALGYMMLFFIIARVGAPMLNKLKIKSDEIFIIVVFATLFFIAGFSETLHVAEAIGALLLGLVFSETVHAKRIEKMVTPFRDFFGAIFFFSFGLSIDPTQLGGAVGITLGAVVLTIIGNFAAGQLAGRAAGLSHKASSNIGLTIVSRGEFSVIMANMGIAGGLMPILQPFSALYVLILAILGPLLTKESRHVYLFLNRIFKWERGSNRGRKRQTDHD is encoded by the coding sequence ATGGACCATCTAGTCCTTGAAGTGGGTACCGCACTTATCCTGATAGCGATCGGAGCTGTCATAGCCGGAAAACTCAAGTTTTCAACCATTCCTTTTCTGATCGTCATCGGCATGCTTGTCGGCCCGCATGCTCCTGAATTCGGTGTGATCAGCCTCCGCTTTGTCCAGAGTGCAGACCTCATTGATTTCATGGGACGGATCGGTATCCTCTTTTTACTCTTTTATCTTGGCCTGGAATTTTCAACCGGAAAACTGATCCGGTCTGGGAAATCGATCATCATCGGAGGCTGTATTTACATTGGCATCAACTTTTTTTTAAGCCTGATCTATCCGCTGGTGCTCAATTTCCCGCTTAAAGAAGGACTGATCATGGCCGGAATCACTACCGTCTCATCGAGTGCGATTGTCGCAAAAGTGCTGGTTGATCTGCGAAGGACCGGGAATACAGAAACCGAACTGATTCTGGGTATCATCATGTTTGAAGACATCTTTCTCGCCGTTTACCTATCCATCGTTTCGGGAATCGTACTTGGCGGCGACCAGACGCCTGGAGGAACCATACTGTCGGTCCTGATCGCTCTGGGCTACATGATGCTTTTCTTCATTATTGCCCGAGTCGGGGCGCCCATGTTGAACAAGCTGAAAATTAAATCCGATGAAATTTTTATTATCGTCGTGTTCGCAACTCTTTTTTTCATCGCAGGATTCTCGGAAACCCTTCACGTTGCTGAGGCAATTGGCGCTCTGCTACTCGGACTCGTGTTCTCCGAGACCGTACATGCAAAACGTATCGAAAAGATGGTTACTCCATTCCGCGACTTCTTCGGAGCTATTTTCTTTTTCAGCTTCGGCCTGAGCATTGACCCGACGCAGCTCGGCGGTGCAGTCGGAATCACGCTGGGAGCGGTCGTTCTGACGATCATCGGTAACTTTGCCGCCGGACAATTGGCCGGAAGAGCGGCCGGACTGTCCCATAAAGCTTCCTCGAACATTGGTCTGACGATTGTCTCCAGAGGCGAATTTTCAGTCATTATGGCCAATATGGGAATCGCCGGCGGATTGATGCCCATACTTCAGCCCTTTTCAGCATTATACGTCCTGATCCTCGCCATCCTGGGACCTCTTCTGACCAAAGAATCCAGACATGTATATCTTTTTCTGAACCGCATTTTCAAGTGGGAACGCGGCTCTAACCGGGGCCGGAAGAGACAGACCGACCACGATTGA
- a CDS encoding type 1 glutamine amidotransferase domain-containing protein yields MAKKIAAVLANDFEDVEFTGPAKAYKDAGHEVVVISRKKGETITGKHGAKVTANASIDDVKPEDFDALLIAGGYSPDNLRDDDRFVSFTKAFMDADKNVFAICHGPQLLITADSVKGHNITGYKSIAVDLKNAGGNYKDEEVVVCHNLVTSRTPDDIPAFNRESLKKLA; encoded by the coding sequence ATGGCAAAGAAGATTGCTGCAGTACTCGCAAATGACTTCGAAGATGTAGAATTCACAGGTCCGGCAAAAGCTTATAAAGATGCCGGCCACGAAGTTGTTGTCATAAGCAGGAAGAAAGGTGAAACGATTACCGGTAAGCATGGCGCTAAAGTCACTGCGAACGCTTCAATAGATGACGTAAAGCCGGAAGATTTTGATGCTCTGCTGATTGCCGGTGGTTATTCACCGGACAATCTGAGAGACGATGATCGTTTCGTTTCATTTACGAAGGCATTCATGGATGCGGATAAAAATGTATTCGCCATCTGCCATGGCCCGCAGCTTCTGATTACCGCGGATTCCGTCAAGGGTCACAACATTACCGGATATAAATCGATTGCTGTCGACCTGAAAAATGCCGGCGGAAACTACAAAGATGAAGAAGTTGTTGTTTGCCACAATCTTGTGACGAGCCGCACTCCTGACGATATTCCGGCATTCAACCGTGAAAGCCTGAAAAAGCTCGCCTGA
- a CDS encoding cation:proton antiporter regulatory subunit, which translates to MNIRETELPGIGKKFVLTTDSDEKVVVVIHDDGRRDVYHFDANDADESISSVSFTDSEARQLASILGGMTYKPKALETIDVNLGDLVIEWYKIPREAPVVGKTIGEIGMRQNYRINVIGIIRKDQDKKLNPGVDSTFEAGDMVVVSGERADLNRALKELFQKERGN; encoded by the coding sequence ATGAATATCAGAGAAACCGAACTCCCAGGCATTGGGAAAAAGTTTGTACTGACAACAGACAGCGATGAAAAAGTCGTCGTCGTCATTCATGATGACGGGCGACGGGACGTTTATCACTTTGATGCGAACGACGCGGATGAAAGCATATCCAGCGTCAGTTTCACCGATTCTGAGGCAAGACAGCTGGCATCCATTCTCGGCGGCATGACCTATAAACCTAAAGCGCTGGAGACGATTGATGTCAATCTCGGCGATCTGGTGATTGAGTGGTATAAAATCCCCCGGGAAGCGCCGGTAGTCGGAAAAACGATCGGCGAGATTGGCATGAGGCAAAATTATCGAATAAATGTCATCGGTATCATTCGAAAAGATCAGGATAAGAAGCTGAACCCGGGAGTGGACTCGACATTCGAGGCAGGCGATATGGTCGTCGTCTCCGGCGAACGGGCGGATCTTAATCGCGCCTTAAAAGAATTGTTTCAAAAGGAAAGGGGGAACTAA